One region of Flavobacterium sp. KACC 22763 genomic DNA includes:
- the htpG gene encoding molecular chaperone HtpG has product MATGKINVSVENIFPLIKKFLYSDHEIFLRELVSNGTDATLKLKHLISIGEAKVEYGNPIIEVKVDKEGKKIHIIDQGLGMTADEVEKYINQVAFSGAEEFLDKYKDSAKDSGIIGHFGLGFYSAFMVAEKVEIITKSYKDEPAAHWTCDGSPEFTLEPADKTSRGTEIILHIAEDSLEFLDDSKISGLLNKYNKFMPIPIKFGTRTETLPKPEDAPEDYVNETVETDNIINNPNPAWTKQPSELSDEDYKNFYRELYPMQFEEPLFHIHLNVDYPFNLTGILYFPKLGNDMQIQKDKIQLYQNQVYVTDNVEGIVPEFLTMLKGVIDSPDIPLNVSRSGLQADGAVKKISNYITRKVADKLKALFNENRTDFEAKWNDIKIVLEYGMLSEEKFYEKAGAFVLYPTVDDTYFTLEELKEKLKENQTDKDGKLVVLYAGNKDAQHSYIEAAKEKGYEVLLLDSPIISHLIQKIENDNSGLTFVRVDSDHIDNLIKKEENTISKLSDDEKAALKTSLEAYIPKAYSVQLEAMDSQAAPFIITQPEFMRRMKEMSQTGGGGMFGMGNMPEMYNLVVNTNSDLASNILNTEDKTHQEHLVKQALDLAKLSQNLLKGEALTAFVKRSFEMIK; this is encoded by the coding sequence ATGGCAACAGGTAAAATTAATGTTTCAGTAGAAAACATTTTTCCCTTAATTAAAAAGTTCTTGTACAGTGACCACGAAATTTTCTTGCGTGAGCTTGTTTCTAACGGTACTGATGCTACTTTAAAATTAAAACATCTTATCAGCATTGGCGAAGCTAAAGTTGAATACGGAAACCCGATTATCGAAGTTAAAGTGGACAAAGAAGGTAAAAAAATCCACATTATCGACCAAGGTTTAGGTATGACGGCTGATGAAGTTGAAAAATACATTAATCAAGTAGCGTTTTCTGGTGCTGAAGAATTCTTAGACAAATACAAAGATTCTGCTAAAGATTCTGGAATTATTGGACATTTTGGTCTTGGTTTCTACTCTGCTTTTATGGTAGCTGAAAAAGTTGAAATCATTACAAAATCGTACAAAGATGAACCGGCTGCACACTGGACATGTGACGGAAGTCCTGAATTCACTTTAGAACCAGCTGACAAAACTTCACGTGGTACAGAAATCATTCTTCATATTGCAGAAGATTCTTTGGAGTTCTTAGACGATTCTAAAATCAGTGGCTTATTAAACAAATACAACAAATTCATGCCTATTCCGATTAAATTCGGAACAAGAACTGAAACGCTTCCAAAACCAGAAGATGCTCCAGAAGATTACGTTAATGAAACTGTTGAAACTGACAACATCATTAACAATCCAAATCCAGCTTGGACAAAACAGCCTTCTGAATTATCTGATGAAGATTACAAAAACTTCTACAGAGAATTGTATCCAATGCAGTTTGAGGAGCCATTATTCCACATTCATTTAAATGTCGATTATCCTTTTAACTTAACTGGTATTTTGTATTTCCCAAAATTAGGAAATGACATGCAGATCCAGAAAGATAAAATTCAGCTGTATCAAAACCAAGTTTACGTTACAGATAACGTAGAAGGAATTGTTCCTGAATTCTTGACGATGCTAAAAGGTGTGATCGATTCTCCAGATATTCCGTTAAACGTTTCTCGTTCTGGATTACAGGCTGATGGTGCGGTTAAGAAAATTTCTAACTACATTACTCGTAAAGTAGCAGATAAATTAAAAGCTTTATTTAACGAAAACCGTACTGATTTTGAAGCAAAATGGAACGATATTAAAATCGTTTTAGAATACGGAATGCTTTCTGAAGAGAAGTTTTACGAAAAAGCAGGTGCATTTGTTTTATATCCAACTGTAGATGATACTTATTTTACTTTAGAAGAATTAAAAGAAAAACTAAAAGAAAACCAAACTGATAAAGATGGTAAGCTTGTAGTTCTTTATGCTGGAAACAAAGATGCACAGCACTCTTATATTGAAGCAGCAAAAGAAAAAGGATACGAAGTATTGCTTTTAGATTCTCCGATTATTTCGCATTTAATCCAGAAAATCGAAAACGATAATAGCGGATTAACTTTTGTACGTGTTGACTCTGATCATATTGACAACTTGATCAAAAAAGAAGAAAACACTATTTCTAAATTATCTGATGACGAAAAAGCAGCTTTAAAAACTTCTTTAGAAGCCTATATTCCAAAAGCATACAGCGTTCAGCTAGAAGCTATGGATTCTCAAGCGGCTCCATTCATTATCACGCAGCCAGAATTTATGCGAAGAATGAAAGAAATGAGCCAGACTGGCGGCGGCGGAATGTTCGGAATGGGTAATATGCCAGAAATGTACAATTTGGTTGTAAATACAAATTCTGATTTAGCTTCAAATATTTTAAATACTGAAGACAAAACGCATCAAGAACATTTAGTAAAACAAGCTTTAGACTTAGCTAAATTATCTCAAAACCTTTTAAAAGGTGAAGCGCTTACTGCGTTTGTTAAAAGAAGTTTTGAAATGATTAAATAA
- a CDS encoding OmpA family protein, protein MRKIKVLGLSSLLVLASFFTSCDSVKNANNTQKGAGIGAVAGGVIGGILGNNIGRGGNAALGAVIGAAVGGGTGALIGNKMDKQAREIDQALPGADVERVGEGIHLTLNENAVRFDTNKSTLTTQAKANLDKLIPVFTDYGDTNIEIFGYTDNTGKPEYNLTLSGQRAASVQAYLVSKGLKASRFKTSGLGIADPIATNDTPEGRAQNRRVEFSITANDKMVNDAKAEAGK, encoded by the coding sequence ATGAGAAAGATAAAGGTTTTAGGATTAAGTAGTTTACTGGTATTAGCTAGCTTTTTTACAAGTTGCGATTCAGTAAAAAATGCCAATAATACACAAAAAGGAGCTGGAATTGGTGCTGTTGCAGGTGGTGTTATTGGAGGTATTCTAGGAAATAATATTGGTCGAGGCGGTAACGCTGCACTAGGAGCGGTAATTGGAGCTGCTGTAGGTGGTGGAACTGGAGCTTTGATTGGAAATAAAATGGATAAGCAAGCTCGTGAAATCGATCAGGCGCTTCCAGGTGCTGATGTTGAAAGAGTTGGTGAAGGAATTCACTTGACTTTGAACGAAAACGCTGTTCGTTTTGATACTAATAAATCAACTTTAACTACTCAAGCAAAAGCTAATTTAGATAAGTTGATCCCTGTTTTTACAGATTACGGAGATACTAATATTGAAATTTTTGGTTATACTGATAATACTGGTAAACCAGAATATAACTTGACGCTTTCAGGACAAAGAGCCGCTTCTGTTCAAGCTTATTTAGTTTCTAAAGGATTAAAAGCAAGCCGTTTTAAAACTTCAGGTTTAGGAATTGCAGATCCGATTGCAACAAATGACACTCCAGAAGGAAGAGCGCAAAACCGTCGTGTTGAATTCTCTATTACAGCAAACGACAAAATGGTAAATGATGCAAAAGCGGAGGCTGGGAAATAA
- a CDS encoding ABC transporter ATP-binding protein, which produces MLDIQNISFSYTESPVIKNISFSIEKGQNIAIIGESGCGKSTLLKLIYGLYDLDEGKIFYEDKPVLGPKFNLIPGMPYMKYLAQDFDLSPYETVAENVGKFLSNGFANMKKLRVQELLEMVEMDQFSNVKTKFLSGGQQQRVALVRVLALEPEVILLDEPFSQIDAFRKNALRRNLFRYLKQKGITCIIATHDSTDALSFADQAIVMRNGEVLVKDDPSKIYEDPQIKYVASLFGEVNEIPTHLLLSYEDETHKTLVYPHQFKMVSESKLMVKIRRTYFRGGHYLIETVYKRQLIFFESEIDLPLEQEVFLALNYL; this is translated from the coding sequence ATGCTCGACATACAAAATATATCTTTTTCGTACACCGAAAGCCCCGTTATAAAAAACATTTCTTTTTCTATTGAAAAAGGCCAGAACATTGCCATTATTGGCGAGAGTGGCTGCGGAAAAAGTACGCTGCTCAAGCTTATATATGGACTTTACGATCTGGACGAGGGAAAGATTTTTTATGAAGATAAACCAGTTTTGGGACCAAAGTTTAATTTGATTCCAGGAATGCCTTACATGAAATATCTAGCCCAAGATTTTGATTTATCTCCTTATGAAACTGTAGCAGAAAACGTAGGTAAGTTTCTATCAAATGGTTTTGCAAACATGAAAAAACTTCGTGTTCAGGAATTATTGGAGATGGTAGAAATGGATCAGTTTTCTAATGTAAAGACCAAATTCTTAAGTGGTGGACAACAACAGAGAGTTGCTTTGGTAAGAGTTTTGGCTTTAGAACCAGAAGTGATTTTGCTAGATGAGCCATTTAGTCAGATTGATGCTTTTAGAAAAAATGCATTGCGACGTAATTTATTTCGTTACCTAAAGCAAAAAGGAATTACCTGTATTATTGCAACGCATGACAGTACTGATGCTTTGTCTTTTGCAGATCAGGCAATCGTGATGCGAAACGGAGAAGTCTTAGTAAAAGATGATCCTTCAAAAATATATGAAGATCCGCAAATTAAATATGTCGCTTCTTTGTTTGGAGAAGTAAATGAAATTCCAACTCATTTATTATTATCGTACGAAGACGAAACTCATAAAACATTAGTTTATCCACATCAGTTTAAAATGGTTTCAGAATCAAAACTAATGGTAAAGATTAGAAGAACTTATTTTAGAGGAGGCCATTATTTGATTGAAACGGTTTATAAAAGACAATTGATTTTCTTTGAAAGCGAAATAGATTTACCGCTTGAGCAAGAAGTGTTTTTAGCATTAAATTATTTATAA
- a CDS encoding alpha/beta hydrolase family protein yields MKLKVTLFLFLNISFFSFAQENLTYQKPSKSILDLADYQRAPSVSMDTKKENMLLMYRNTYKTLDDLNQDEVRLAGLRINPITNISSTATYLNNLKLRKISGKEEIQVKGLPENPKITNILWSPNDKKILFSNTTNSGVELWVLDVATAQAEKLTEARVNANLGNPFSWFLDSETILVKMLPKNRQPLLDSKKDLPTGPIISNTSGEKSQNRTYPDMLKNKNDEANFENCITSELYKVKLNGNAALYKEAAMYFGERISPDGNYIMLTTIQKPFSYVVPLYRFPSKTIIYDLTGREIKVVNEVPLNEIMPKGFMAVRKGKREMAWRNDKPATLSYVVALDEGDPANKVDFRDEVFLWDAPFDKEASSLAKTPQRFSDITWGNDNLAVLSEEWYDTRNTRTFLINPSNPSEQPKLITDRNSQDVYSDPGVFETRKNAYNKYVLAIEKNNLYRIGEGYTKDGQFPFVDEFNLETLKSKRIYTSPYKDKKEDILEIEDFKSGKVLVQIQSKSEYPNYFFRNIKKQNSLTQVTDFKNPFESIKNVSKEVIKYKRKDGLELSGTLYLPAGYDKTKKEKLPLLIWAYPAEYKDRNSASQSTQNSNEFTFPYYGSFVYWVTKGYVVLDDAAFPIIGEGTTEPNDNFISQLVDNAAAAIDAVDALGYINRKKVAVGGHSYGAFMTANLLTHSDLFACGIARSGAYNRTLTPFGFQSEQRNYWEAPEVYNTMSPFMNAEKMKTPILLVHGEADNNPGTFTLQTERYFQALKGLGAPARMVILPKESHSYVAKENILHLLWEQDQFLEKYLKN; encoded by the coding sequence ATGAAATTAAAGGTCACGCTGTTTTTATTTTTAAATATAAGTTTTTTCTCTTTTGCCCAAGAAAATCTAACTTATCAAAAACCTTCTAAATCCATTTTGGATTTGGCAGATTACCAAAGAGCACCTTCTGTGTCTATGGACACGAAAAAAGAAAACATGCTCTTAATGTATCGCAATACCTATAAAACACTCGATGATCTGAATCAAGATGAAGTTCGTTTGGCAGGTTTAAGAATTAATCCCATAACTAATATTTCAAGCACTGCAACTTACCTAAACAATCTAAAACTAAGAAAAATAAGTGGTAAGGAAGAAATTCAGGTTAAAGGCCTTCCTGAAAATCCAAAAATAACAAACATTCTCTGGTCGCCAAACGACAAAAAAATCTTATTCTCTAATACTACAAATTCGGGTGTTGAACTTTGGGTTTTGGATGTGGCAACAGCACAGGCTGAAAAACTTACAGAAGCTAGAGTAAATGCAAATCTTGGAAATCCGTTTAGCTGGTTTTTGGACAGTGAAACTATCTTAGTAAAAATGCTTCCTAAAAATAGACAGCCACTCTTAGATTCTAAAAAAGATCTGCCTACCGGGCCAATTATTTCGAATACATCGGGAGAGAAATCTCAAAACAGAACTTATCCTGATATGCTCAAAAACAAAAACGACGAAGCTAATTTTGAAAACTGTATAACTTCTGAATTGTACAAAGTAAAACTAAATGGCAATGCTGCTTTGTATAAAGAAGCTGCTATGTATTTTGGAGAAAGAATTTCGCCAGACGGCAATTACATTATGCTGACTACCATTCAAAAACCATTTTCTTATGTAGTTCCTTTGTATAGATTTCCTTCTAAAACTATTATTTATGATTTAACTGGAAGGGAAATTAAAGTGGTAAACGAGGTTCCTTTAAACGAAATTATGCCAAAAGGTTTTATGGCTGTTCGAAAAGGAAAAAGAGAAATGGCGTGGAGAAACGACAAACCTGCAACTTTATCTTATGTTGTGGCTTTAGATGAAGGAGACCCAGCAAATAAAGTTGATTTTAGAGATGAAGTTTTTCTTTGGGATGCACCTTTTGACAAAGAAGCTTCTTCATTGGCAAAAACACCACAGCGTTTCAGCGATATTACTTGGGGGAACGACAATTTAGCGGTTCTTTCAGAAGAATGGTACGACACGAGAAATACTAGAACTTTTTTAATAAATCCATCAAATCCAAGTGAGCAGCCAAAATTGATTACCGATAGAAATTCTCAAGATGTTTATTCAGATCCTGGAGTTTTTGAAACAAGAAAAAATGCCTATAATAAATATGTTTTAGCTATCGAAAAAAACAACTTGTACAGAATTGGCGAAGGTTACACCAAAGATGGACAATTTCCTTTTGTTGACGAATTCAATCTGGAAACTTTAAAATCAAAGCGTATTTATACTTCTCCATACAAAGATAAAAAAGAGGATATTTTAGAAATTGAAGATTTTAAGTCTGGCAAAGTCTTAGTTCAAATTCAGTCAAAAAGTGAATATCCGAATTATTTTTTCAGAAATATTAAAAAACAAAATAGCTTAACACAAGTTACTGATTTCAAAAATCCGTTTGAAAGCATTAAAAACGTAAGCAAAGAAGTTATTAAGTACAAACGTAAAGACGGATTAGAACTTTCAGGAACTTTATACCTTCCTGCCGGTTACGATAAAACTAAAAAAGAAAAATTGCCTTTATTAATCTGGGCTTATCCAGCCGAATATAAAGATAGAAACAGCGCTTCGCAATCGACTCAAAATTCTAACGAATTTACATTTCCTTACTACGGATCATTTGTATATTGGGTTACAAAAGGATATGTTGTTTTAGACGATGCCGCTTTTCCAATTATTGGTGAAGGAACTACAGAACCAAACGACAACTTTATTTCGCAATTAGTCGATAATGCTGCCGCTGCGATTGATGCTGTCGATGCTTTAGGATATATTAACCGCAAAAAAGTTGCTGTTGGCGGACACTCTTACGGAGCATTTATGACGGCAAATTTATTGACACATTCTGATCTTTTTGCCTGCGGAATAGCAAGAAGCGGCGCTTACAATAGGACTTTAACCCCATTCGGATTCCAATCTGAACAGAGAAATTACTGGGAAGCTCCCGAAGTTTACAATACCATGTCTCCATTTATGAATGCCGAAAAAATGAAAACGCCAATTTTATTAGTTCATGGAGAAGCAGATAATAATCCAGGTACATTTACTTTGCAGACAGAACGTTACTTTCAAGCATTAAAAGGTTTGGGAGCGCCTGCAAGAATGGTTATTCTTCCAAAAGAATCTCATAGTTATGTGGCTAAAGAAAACATTCTACACTTATTATGGGAACAAGATCAGTTTTTAGAAAAATATCTGAAAAACTAA
- a CDS encoding lipocalin family protein, translating into MKKSILMCMIAALFFACKSSSSTTASSSEATTLSTKLDKKTQVALKGNWVLTNVSYPGSDYIKVNSFDLADSKCFIGSTWSFISNNNKGNMALTSPSCTGFSSPIVWSINSQGLFVLKILNAGEKAKKVRDGYLLKVAGVTESSFQLVDNINVGGQVKDVVYQFQRAN; encoded by the coding sequence ATGAAGAAGAGTATTTTAATGTGTATGATTGCCGCTCTATTTTTTGCGTGTAAATCATCTTCGTCCACAACAGCTTCATCTTCTGAGGCTACTACACTTTCAACTAAACTTGACAAGAAAACGCAGGTAGCCCTAAAAGGAAATTGGGTTCTAACTAATGTATCTTATCCTGGTTCAGATTATATCAAAGTAAATTCTTTTGATCTTGCCGATTCTAAATGTTTTATTGGAAGTACTTGGAGTTTTATTTCTAATAATAATAAAGGAAATATGGCTTTAACATCACCAAGTTGTACTGGATTTTCTTCTCCAATTGTATGGAGTATAAACAGCCAAGGTTTGTTTGTGCTTAAAATTCTTAATGCAGGCGAAAAAGCTAAAAAAGTAAGAGATGGTTATTTGCTAAAAGTTGCTGGAGTAACTGAAAGTTCATTTCAGTTAGTAGATAATATAAATGTTGGAGGTCAGGTAAAAGATGTGGTCTACCAATTTCAAAGAGCTAATTAA
- a CDS encoding thioredoxin family protein, giving the protein MKKLLPLIILLFTSYRIEAAWFTSMEDAQKAALSTHKLILVDFTAKWCGPCKQMDLNAWNDVQIQTILKDFVTLKIDVDVNRDIAYKYQIRLLPSIFIIDPNGKIIHQFTGYQTASDLRRELIQYSLSTEYLATELIGFYQTQKYNTAIRISQKYYNYSLLVNNNIKGRIVRVANEYLKDAKDELKKSDENYLQKKQKLELLVLYELAYRFDFEKLNKKISAIKAEEINELNDYQYWFLKYLSIKNNSEEAVVVEKFLKENDLENVIENCNQLYAFYEKSKQKNH; this is encoded by the coding sequence ATGAAAAAATTGCTCCCTTTAATAATATTGCTTTTTACATCATATAGAATTGAGGCAGCGTGGTTTACTTCTATGGAAGATGCCCAAAAGGCAGCTTTAAGCACACACAAACTGATACTTGTAGATTTTACTGCAAAATGGTGTGGTCCTTGCAAGCAAATGGATTTAAATGCTTGGAATGATGTCCAGATTCAAACAATTCTTAAAGATTTTGTAACCTTAAAAATAGATGTCGATGTGAATCGGGACATTGCTTATAAATACCAGATTAGGCTTCTTCCCAGTATATTTATTATTGATCCTAACGGAAAAATTATTCATCAATTTACAGGTTATCAAACTGCTTCTGATCTAAGAAGAGAATTAATACAATATAGTTTATCTACAGAATATCTAGCCACAGAATTAATTGGTTTCTACCAAACTCAAAAATACAATACAGCTATTCGGATATCGCAGAAATATTACAATTATTCTCTATTAGTAAATAACAATATTAAAGGAAGAATAGTTCGTGTTGCTAATGAATATTTAAAAGATGCTAAAGATGAATTAAAGAAAAGTGACGAAAACTATTTGCAAAAGAAACAAAAACTTGAACTTTTAGTCCTTTACGAATTAGCATATCGCTTTGATTTTGAAAAGCTGAACAAAAAAATATCAGCAATTAAAGCAGAAGAAATTAACGAATTGAACGATTATCAATATTGGTTTTTAAAATACTTATCCATTAAGAACAATTCTGAAGAGGCAGTTGTTGTAGAAAAATTTCTAAAAGAAAATGATTTAGAAAATGTCATTGAAAACTGCAATCAACTTTATGCTTTTTACGAAAAATCAAAGCAAAAGAATCATTAA